The proteins below come from a single Acidobacteriota bacterium genomic window:
- the rpmJ gene encoding 50S ribosomal protein L36, whose amino-acid sequence MKVRPSVKKMCDKCKVIHRKGIVRVICENPKHKQRQG is encoded by the coding sequence ATGAAAGTCAGACCTTCAGTAAAGAAAATGTGCGACAAGTGCAAGGTTATTCACCGCAAAGGCATTGTGCGCGTAATTTGCGAAAACCCGAAGCACAAGCAGAGGCAGGGATAA
- the accB gene encoding acetyl-CoA carboxylase biotin carboxyl carrier protein: protein MDELQALAALVNEHGFTDFEFENENIRVRLSKAVTVQAAAPAAAPVAAVAPVAAAPESAPAEPVDPDAGLFKITSPIVGTFYRSPGPDKAAYVSEGSKVSPETTVCIVEAMKLMNEIQAETSGEVVRIYVENGQPVEYGQPLFGIKK from the coding sequence ATGGACGAGCTTCAGGCTTTGGCCGCGCTTGTTAATGAGCACGGATTCACTGATTTTGAATTCGAGAACGAAAACATTCGCGTACGGTTGAGTAAGGCAGTTACAGTTCAGGCGGCAGCCCCGGCAGCGGCACCCGTAGCCGCAGTTGCTCCGGTCGCGGCGGCTCCTGAGTCTGCACCTGCGGAGCCTGTAGATCCCGATGCCGGTTTGTTTAAAATAACATCGCCGATCGTTGGCACATTTTATCGCTCTCCCGGCCCGGACAAGGCAGCCTATGTCAGCGAGGGCAGCAAGGTGTCGCCCGAGACGACGGTTTGCATTGTTGAGGCGATGAAACTGATGAACGAGATCCAGGCAGAAACCTCGGGTGAGGTCGTCAGGATCTACGTCGAGAACGGTCAGCCGGTTGAATACGGACAGCCGCTTTTTGGAATTAAGAAATAA
- a CDS encoding DNA-directed RNA polymerase subunit alpha: MTQSNHWTDFQMPSRLNVDTETLTERYGKFHAAPFERGFGTTVGNSIRRALLSSIEGAAITAIKIEGVEHEFSSIKGVVEDATDVILNLKQVPFNLHGAGPKTLSISKKGAGIVTSGDIETDGDVEVLDKEIHIATISAGGSLNIEMRLKQGRGYVSAEFNNDEDLSVGYIPIDSVHTPIKKVNYNVEQTRQGSNTEFDKLTLEVWTDGSVKPEDSIGLAAKLVKDHMSIFVNFEEEEEEYKYEDIARPPLMRNDLLDKSVDELELSVRSYNCLKNADIRSIRDLIRRSEKDMLHTKNFGKKSLTEIKDMLHGMGLDFGMDFDEHGNPIPGSGGRDLD, from the coding sequence ATGACACAGAGCAACCATTGGACAGACTTCCAGATGCCAAGCCGTCTTAATGTCGACACCGAAACCTTGACGGAACGGTACGGCAAGTTTCATGCGGCTCCATTCGAACGCGGATTTGGCACGACCGTCGGTAACTCTATCCGTCGTGCATTGCTATCGTCAATCGAAGGAGCGGCCATCACGGCGATCAAGATCGAAGGCGTAGAGCACGAATTTTCATCGATCAAGGGGGTTGTAGAGGATGCGACCGACGTCATCTTGAACCTCAAACAGGTTCCTTTTAATCTGCATGGTGCAGGTCCTAAAACGCTGTCGATCAGCAAGAAGGGTGCGGGCATCGTCACCAGTGGCGACATTGAGACCGACGGCGACGTTGAAGTGCTCGACAAAGAAATTCACATAGCTACTATCAGTGCAGGCGGTTCGCTCAACATTGAAATGAGACTGAAGCAGGGCCGTGGCTACGTTTCGGCTGAATTTAATAACGACGAAGATCTTTCGGTCGGATATATTCCCATCGATTCGGTTCATACGCCGATCAAGAAGGTTAACTACAACGTCGAGCAGACCCGTCAGGGATCGAACACGGAATTCGACAAACTTACGCTCGAAGTCTGGACCGACGGCAGCGTAAAACCAGAAGATTCGATCGGCCTGGCAGCGAAACTGGTGAAAGATCACATGTCGATCTTCGTCAATTTCGAAGAGGAAGAAGAAGAATATAAATACGAGGACATCGCCCGTCCGCCGCTTATGCGGAACGATCTGCTGGACAAATCGGTCGACGAACTTGAGCTTTCGGTACGTTCATATAATTGCCTGAAGAACGCCGACATTCGCTCGATCCGCGATCTGATCCGCCGCAGCGAAAAGGACATGCTGCATACCAAGAATTTCGGCAAGAAATCACTCACCGAGATCAAGGATATGCTTCACGGAATGGGCCTCGATTTTGGTATGGATTTTGACGAGCACGGCAATCCGATCCCGGGATCGGGCGGCCGCGATCTGGACTAG
- the rpsO gene encoding 30S ribosomal protein S15, producing the protein MSTVKEVKEQIVTDYKTHGSDTGSSQVQIALLTQRITELTAHFKIHKKDNNSRRGLLQLVSRRRKLLDYLKRRDINEYHEIIKKLGLRR; encoded by the coding sequence ATGTCAACAGTTAAAGAAGTAAAAGAACAGATCGTTACAGATTACAAAACACACGGATCGGACACGGGTTCGTCGCAGGTGCAGATCGCTCTGCTCACGCAGCGCATTACCGAGCTGACCGCTCATTTCAAGATCCACAAGAAAGATAACAACTCACGCAGGGGCTTGCTTCAATTGGTCTCGCGTCGCAGAAAACTGCTTGATTATCTCAAGCGCCGTGATATTAATGAATATCACGAGATCATTAAGAAGTTAGGATTGAGAAGGTAG
- the accC gene encoding acetyl-CoA carboxylase biotin carboxylase subunit — MREIRKILIANRGEIANRIIWTCKEMGIKTVAVHSEADRDALHVRYADEALCIGPASSAESYLNIPAIISAAEITNVDAIHPGYGFLAESATFATICEDCNIKFIGPRPEVIAMMGDKVEARRTMTAAGVPILPGSPDPIESTEEAKKIALEIGFPLIIKAAAGGGGRGMRIVREESELHGSLELAQTEALNAFKNGAVYIERYIERPRHIEIQVLADEHGNVIHLGERECTIQRRHQKLLEEAPSPAISKELREQMGAVAVKACQEIGYSSAGTFEFLLDEDDSYYFMEMNTRIQVEHPVTEMVTLADIVRNQVRIATGEDIGYTQDEVQIVGHSIECRINAEDPVKFTPSPGRITAFNIPGGPGVRVDTAVYPGYVVPPYYDSMIAKLIVHARTRELAIARMQRALDMMVVEGIKTTIPLHQRIMADENFRKGNFSTKFMEEFKYEI, encoded by the coding sequence ATGCGTGAAATACGCAAAATTTTGATCGCTAATCGTGGGGAGATCGCCAACCGCATTATCTGGACGTGCAAGGAGATGGGAATCAAGACCGTCGCCGTGCATTCCGAGGCTGATCGTGATGCTCTGCACGTTCGTTATGCGGATGAAGCTCTCTGCATCGGCCCTGCCTCGTCGGCGGAAAGCTACCTTAATATTCCGGCGATCATCAGTGCGGCTGAGATAACCAATGTCGATGCAATTCATCCCGGCTATGGATTTTTAGCAGAGTCGGCGACGTTCGCTACGATCTGCGAAGACTGCAATATCAAATTCATCGGGCCGCGTCCCGAAGTGATCGCCATGATGGGCGACAAGGTCGAAGCACGTCGAACGATGACGGCCGCGGGCGTTCCGATATTACCGGGCAGCCCGGACCCGATCGAATCTACTGAAGAAGCAAAAAAGATAGCGCTCGAGATCGGTTTTCCTCTCATTATTAAGGCAGCTGCCGGCGGCGGCGGACGGGGTATGCGTATCGTTCGCGAAGAGAGCGAACTTCATGGCAGCCTGGAGCTCGCCCAGACCGAAGCTTTGAATGCGTTCAAAAACGGTGCCGTCTATATCGAGCGTTACATTGAACGTCCTCGCCACATTGAGATCCAGGTTCTTGCGGACGAGCACGGGAACGTGATCCATCTTGGCGAGCGTGAATGCACCATCCAGCGGCGCCACCAAAAGCTTCTTGAGGAAGCTCCGTCGCCCGCGATCTCGAAAGAGCTGCGCGAGCAAATGGGAGCGGTTGCGGTCAAGGCATGTCAGGAAATTGGATATTCGAGCGCGGGCACATTCGAATTCCTTCTCGATGAAGACGACAGTTATTACTTCATGGAGATGAACACCCGAATTCAGGTTGAGCATCCCGTGACGGAGATGGTAACGCTTGCGGACATTGTCCGAAATCAGGTAAGGATCGCGACGGGTGAGGATATCGGGTATACGCAGGACGAAGTCCAGATCGTGGGGCATTCGATCGAATGCCGTATTAATGCTGAGGATCCGGTGAAATTCACGCCGAGCCCGGGTAGGATCACGGCGTTCAATATTCCGGGCGGTCCCGGCGTACGCGTCGATACAGCTGTTTATCCGGGATATGTTGTGCCGCCCTATTACGATTCGATGATCGCAAAACTCATCGTCCACGCCCGCACACGCGAGCTGGCAATAGCCAGGATGCAGCGAGCTTTGGATATGATGGTCGTTGAGGGAATTAAGACGACGATACCGCTTCATCAGCGGATCATGGCAGACGAGAATTTCCGGAAGGGAAATTTCTCGACGAAGTTCATGGAAGAGTTCAAATACGAGATCTGA
- the rpsD gene encoding 30S ribosomal protein S4 translates to MARYRDAVCRLCRREGAKLFLKGDRCFKPSCAIEKRGTNPPGQHGAARRKMLQGYGEQLREKQKVKRIYFILEKQFRNYFEKARQQKGVTGEILLSMLERRLDNVVYRSGFSTSRRQSRQLVNHGHVTVNGKKVNIPSFQVKAGDVVAIKENTHKNVHVDAAWQTAGGRGRPQWLSIDGKDLSVVVSGLPTRQDIDANINEQLIVELYSK, encoded by the coding sequence ATGGCTAGATATAGAGATGCGGTGTGCAGGCTTTGCCGCCGCGAAGGTGCAAAATTATTTCTCAAGGGCGATCGCTGCTTTAAACCCTCATGCGCGATCGAAAAACGCGGTACCAATCCGCCAGGACAGCACGGTGCTGCTAGACGCAAAATGCTCCAGGGCTATGGTGAGCAGCTTCGTGAAAAGCAGAAAGTAAAGCGTATTTACTTCATTCTCGAAAAGCAGTTTCGGAATTACTTCGAAAAAGCCCGTCAGCAGAAGGGCGTTACGGGTGAGATCCTGTTGTCGATGCTGGAGAGACGTCTTGATAACGTCGTATATCGCTCGGGTTTCTCGACCTCACGCCGTCAATCACGCCAACTCGTAAACCACGGCCACGTGACCGTCAATGGAAAGAAGGTGAATATTCCATCGTTCCAGGTCAAGGCGGGTGATGTGGTCGCGATAAAAGAAAATACTCACAAGAACGTCCACGTCGACGCGGCCTGGCAGACAGCCGGCGGCCGCGGGCGTCCGCAGTGGCTCAGCATTGACGGCAAAGATCTGAGCGTTGTCGTTTCAGGTTTGCCAACACGTCAGGATATCGACGCGAATATTAACGAGCAGTTGATCGTTGAGCTTTATAGTAAGTAG
- a CDS encoding PEP-CTERM sorting domain-containing protein (PEP-CTERM proteins occur, often in large numbers, in the proteomes of bacteria that also encode an exosortase, a predicted intramembrane cysteine proteinase. The presence of a PEP-CTERM domain at a protein's C-terminus predicts cleavage within the sorting domain, followed by covalent anchoring to some some component of the (usually Gram-negative) cell surface. Many PEP-CTERM proteins exhibit an unusual sequence composition that includes large numbers of potential glycosylation sites. Expression of one such protein has been shown restore the ability of a bacterium to form floc, a type of biofilm.), with amino-acid sequence MKKFYFRGLLSAICIASILACFTRIDAAPVRFDQVVQIVNARPGSADASSIARLRLADDFSFVIKDDSDDDKKVKAPAPQDGRVITTTKTEIMTDDVCDCEEEVVTKRGFPKWALLGLAAIPIAFILIKRKKDTPTPTPPTTPTPPPPTTPTPTPTPGMTPTPTPPPVTPTPPPPEPVPEPMTILLFGTGLASIGLAARRKFGKKGEKGEEKEAE; translated from the coding sequence ATGAAAAAATTTTACTTTAGAGGGTTGCTCTCGGCTATCTGTATCGCTTCAATACTTGCGTGCTTTACGCGTATCGATGCGGCTCCGGTTCGGTTCGATCAGGTAGTGCAGATCGTCAACGCCAGACCGGGCAGCGCGGACGCTAGCTCAATTGCCAGACTGCGTCTCGCGGACGACTTCTCTTTCGTGATCAAAGACGATAGTGACGACGACAAAAAGGTGAAGGCTCCGGCTCCGCAGGACGGCCGTGTGATCACTACGACCAAAACCGAGATCATGACCGACGATGTTTGTGATTGCGAGGAAGAGGTCGTTACGAAACGCGGATTTCCGAAATGGGCTCTGCTTGGGCTTGCAGCGATACCTATCGCTTTCATCCTGATCAAACGTAAGAAGGATACGCCGACGCCAACGCCGCCGACGACTCCAACGCCGCCGCCGCCAACGACGCCGACGCCAACGCCGACGCCGGGTATGACACCGACACCGACACCGCCGCCGGTCACGCCGACGCCTCCGCCGCCGGAGCCGGTTCCTGAGCCGATGACGATCCTGCTCTTTGGCACGGGCCTCGCATCGATCGGACTCGCTGCTCGCCGCAAATTTGGCAAGAAGGGCGAAAAGGGTGAAGAAAAGGAAGCAGAGTAG
- the rpsK gene encoding 30S ribosomal protein S11 → MAKPAANKKKTFKKKERKNIPVGIVHISASFNNTLISITDTMGNLVAQSSSGARGFRGSRKGTPFAAQQAASEAARKALDAGMREVEVRVKGPGGGRESAIRAINQAGIRVNSIRDTTPIPHNGCRPPKRRRV, encoded by the coding sequence ATGGCAAAACCAGCAGCAAATAAGAAAAAGACTTTTAAGAAGAAAGAGCGGAAAAATATTCCGGTCGGTATCGTGCACATTTCGGCGTCGTTCAACAATACGCTGATCTCGATCACCGATACGATGGGTAATCTCGTCGCTCAGTCCTCGTCGGGGGCACGCGGTTTCCGCGGTTCGCGTAAAGGAACACCGTTCGCCGCTCAGCAGGCAGCTTCAGAAGCAGCCCGCAAGGCTTTGGATGCGGGAATGCGTGAAGTGGAAGTTCGGGTCAAAGGCCCGGGCGGCGGTCGTGAGTCGGCAATTCGTGCGATCAATCAGGCCGGGATCCGCGTAAACTCAATTCGCGATACCACCCCGATCCCACACAACGGATGCCGTCCGCCAAAGCGCAGACGCGTTTGA
- the pnp gene encoding polyribonucleotide nucleotidyltransferase yields MPKKYLSESIKLGSQDLIVETGKVAKQADGSVVIRYGDTMLLVAAVSARTAREGMDFFPLTVEYRENSFAAGRIPGNYFRREGRPSEKEILTCRMIDRPVRPLFADGYRFETQIVASVISADDDNDPDVIAITGASCALYLSDIPFNDPIAGVRIGLIDGKYIVNPSYDERRDSDLSLIVAGTEEAICMVECEANEVNETIMVEALMLGHREVKRLCLWQKELGKALNITKREFHVPELDEHIVADVEKTWTDKLRAALDSTGREKIEVYAGLDALKKEVVESYPEDDPGARATAGKAFNKLKEKIFREDMLLNKRRPDGRKFSEIRPINCEVGWLPRVHGSALFTRGETQAIVTTTLGTKMDGQFMDDLEKGTIDRKFMLHYNFPPYSVGETGRFGSTSRRETGHGNLARRAIMSVLPDEADFPYTIRIVSDITESNGSSSMASVCGGILSLMDAGVPIKKPVAGVAMGLVMEGNRYAILSDIAGAEDHYGDMDFKVTGTADGITALQMDIKVGGINAMILQEALEQARKGRLHILDVMTKSIAEPREELSEFAPRIITIHISPDKIRDVIGKGGSVIRSITEETGAKIDIDDDGTILIATPDGEAAQAAIARIRALTAEAEIGETYMGTVSRIVDFGAFVEILPGLDGLLHISEISDRRVRDVRDELKEGQQILVKCIGKEGNKVKLSRKAILAEEKGSEGKGNDEEPEGE; encoded by the coding sequence ATGCCAAAAAAATATTTGAGTGAATCGATCAAGCTTGGATCGCAGGATTTGATCGTTGAAACAGGCAAGGTTGCAAAGCAGGCCGATGGTTCGGTCGTGATACGTTATGGCGATACGATGCTGCTGGTGGCAGCTGTTTCCGCCCGCACAGCCCGCGAAGGGATGGACTTTTTCCCGCTCACGGTCGAATACCGTGAAAACTCGTTTGCCGCCGGTCGCATTCCCGGAAACTATTTCCGCCGCGAAGGCCGCCCGTCGGAGAAAGAGATCCTTACCTGCCGGATGATCGACCGCCCGGTGCGTCCGCTGTTCGCCGATGGTTATAGATTTGAAACCCAGATCGTCGCGTCGGTCATTTCGGCTGACGATGATAACGATCCGGACGTGATCGCGATCACGGGTGCATCGTGTGCACTTTATTTATCGGATATCCCTTTCAATGACCCGATCGCAGGCGTCCGGATCGGTCTGATCGATGGCAAGTACATCGTCAACCCGAGCTATGACGAACGCCGCGACTCCGACCTTAGCCTGATCGTCGCCGGCACCGAAGAAGCGATCTGCATGGTCGAGTGCGAAGCTAATGAGGTTAACGAGACCATCATGGTCGAGGCTCTCATGCTCGGCCATCGCGAAGTAAAACGCCTTTGCCTGTGGCAGAAGGAACTCGGTAAGGCCCTGAACATTACGAAGCGTGAGTTCCACGTTCCCGAACTCGACGAACACATTGTTGCAGACGTCGAAAAGACGTGGACCGACAAGCTGCGTGCCGCTCTCGATTCGACCGGACGCGAGAAGATCGAAGTTTACGCAGGCCTCGACGCTCTGAAAAAAGAAGTTGTCGAAAGCTATCCTGAGGACGATCCCGGTGCACGTGCGACTGCCGGCAAGGCATTCAACAAGCTCAAGGAAAAGATCTTCCGCGAGGACATGCTGCTGAACAAACGTCGTCCCGATGGCCGCAAATTCTCGGAGATCCGCCCGATCAATTGCGAAGTCGGTTGGCTTCCGCGTGTTCACGGTTCGGCCTTGTTCACCCGCGGTGAAACGCAGGCGATCGTCACTACCACGCTCGGAACGAAAATGGACGGACAGTTCATGGACGATCTCGAGAAGGGAACGATCGACCGCAAGTTCATGCTGCATTACAATTTCCCGCCCTATTCGGTCGGTGAAACCGGCAGATTCGGCAGCACTTCGCGCCGCGAGACGGGCCACGGCAACCTCGCACGCCGTGCGATCATGTCGGTCTTGCCTGATGAGGCAGATTTTCCGTACACGATCCGCATCGTTTCGGATATCACGGAATCGAATGGTTCATCATCGATGGCGTCGGTCTGCGGCGGCATCCTGAGCCTGATGGACGCCGGTGTACCGATCAAGAAGCCGGTCGCGGGTGTTGCGATGGGCCTTGTAATGGAAGGCAACCGCTACGCGATCCTTTCGGACATCGCCGGTGCCGAAGATCATTACGGCGACATGGATTTCAAGGTGACGGGAACTGCCGACGGCATTACCGCTCTCCAGATGGACATCAAGGTCGGCGGTATCAACGCAATGATCCTGCAGGAAGCTCTGGAGCAAGCTAGAAAGGGCCGTCTCCACATCCTGGACGTCATGACGAAATCGATCGCCGAGCCGCGAGAGGAGCTCTCTGAGTTCGCACCGCGTATCATCACGATCCACATCAGCCCTGACAAGATCCGCGACGTTATTGGTAAGGGCGGTTCGGTCATTCGCTCGATCACCGAGGAGACCGGAGCCAAGATCGATATCGATGATGACGGCACGATCCTGATCGCAACGCCGGATGGCGAAGCTGCTCAGGCGGCGATCGCACGCATCAGGGCCCTCACGGCTGAGGCTGAGATCGGCGAGACGTATATGGGAACGGTTTCCCGCATCGTCGATTTCGGAGCGTTCGTTGAGATCCTGCCGGGCCTCGACGGTTTGCTGCACATCTCTGAGATCTCAGACCGCCGCGTACGCGACGTTCGTGACGAACTCAAAGAAGGCCAGCAGATCCTCGTCAAGTGCATCGGCAAGGAAGGCAACAAGGTCAAGCTTTCCAGAAAGGCCATCCTCGCCGAAGAGAAAGGCTCAGAAGGCAAGGGCAACGACGAAGAGCCGGAAGGCGAATAA
- the rpsM gene encoding 30S ribosomal protein S13: MARIAGVDLPPNKRAQIGMTYIYGVGKSRATDILGKAGIGIDTKIKDMSEDELNQIRTILDTEGDVEGDLRKRVQMDIKRLMDIGCYRGLRHRRSLPVRGQRTSTNARTRKGPRKAAVAKKKAPGKK, translated from the coding sequence ATGGCTCGTATAGCAGGAGTTGATTTACCGCCCAATAAAAGGGCACAGATTGGGATGACCTACATCTATGGTGTGGGCAAATCGCGTGCGACCGATATCCTTGGCAAAGCCGGGATCGGTATCGATACCAAAATCAAGGATATGAGCGAGGATGAGTTAAATCAGATCCGCACGATCCTCGATACTGAAGGCGACGTCGAGGGCGATCTCAGAAAGCGCGTCCAGATGGACATCAAGCGTTTGATGGACATCGGCTGCTACCGCGGCCTGCGTCATCGCCGCAGTCTCCCGGTTCGCGGACAGCGTACAAGTACGAACGCACGTACCAGAAAAGGTCCGCGTAAAGCGGCCGTGGCTAAGAAGAAGGCACCAGGTAAGAAATAG
- a CDS encoding adenylate kinase → MDKIIVLIGAPGAGKGTQARLLDERRGIPQISTGDMFREMKTLDTPLAKEVQEIMASGKLISDDLTFKIVRERTAKPDTAGTYVLDGYPRTAVQAGQLEELAKEQGKEILAIEVDVSRDELMKRLTGRRSCPVCGEIYNIYSKPPRNDGFCDDHPDTPLAHRADDSEEKVKVRLETYDELTKPLLDYYEKSGRLRKIDGTGEIEDIYGELNELL, encoded by the coding sequence CGGGGGCAGGGAAGGGAACACAGGCGAGGCTTTTGGACGAGCGTCGCGGAATCCCGCAGATCTCGACGGGAGATATGTTTCGCGAGATGAAAACGCTCGATACGCCGCTTGCGAAAGAGGTGCAGGAGATAATGGCATCGGGCAAGCTGATATCGGACGATCTTACTTTCAAGATCGTTCGCGAACGAACGGCTAAGCCTGATACAGCCGGAACCTACGTGCTCGATGGTTATCCGCGGACTGCGGTCCAGGCCGGGCAACTCGAGGAACTGGCGAAAGAGCAGGGAAAAGAGATCCTTGCGATCGAGGTCGATGTCTCACGCGACGAGTTGATGAAGCGGCTAACCGGCCGGCGAAGCTGCCCGGTATGTGGTGAGATCTACAACATTTATTCGAAGCCGCCGAGGAATGACGGTTTCTGCGACGACCATCCGGATACGCCGCTCGCTCATCGGGCTGACGATTCGGAAGAGAAAGTTAAAGTGCGTCTCGAAACATACGACGAACTTACCAAGCCGCTGCTCGACTATTATGAAAAGTCGGGACGCTTGAGGAAGATAGACGGGACGGGAGAGATCGAGGACATTTACGGCGAATTGAATGAGCTTTTATAG
- the rplQ gene encoding 50S ribosomal protein L17, giving the protein MRHLKAHRKLGRTTEHRMSLLRNLATSLINAEKEHIVTTVPKAKELRPFIEKAITLARKAENLTGDDKVLRGVHLRRQAAAFFHAGNSTFKAEQSRFRGKKGEEKAPIERTAGVKAVQRLFNELGARYKDRNGGYTRIIKLGRRQGDNAEMAVIELVDNPRELAAKG; this is encoded by the coding sequence ATGAGACACTTAAAAGCACATCGTAAATTAGGCCGTACCACTGAGCATCGCATGTCTTTGCTTAGGAATCTGGCGACCTCGCTGATCAATGCTGAGAAGGAACACATCGTCACGACCGTTCCTAAGGCTAAAGAACTGCGTCCGTTCATTGAAAAAGCGATCACTCTCGCTCGCAAGGCTGAGAATCTGACCGGCGACGACAAGGTCCTTCGCGGCGTTCACCTCCGCCGGCAGGCGGCAGCATTCTTCCACGCTGGTAACAGCACTTTCAAAGCGGAACAAAGCCGTTTTCGTGGCAAGAAAGGGGAAGAAAAGGCTCCGATCGAACGTACGGCCGGTGTAAAGGCAGTCCAACGCCTTTTCAATGAGCTCGGAGCGCGCTATAAAGATCGTAACGGCGGTTACACTCGTATCATCAAACTCGGCCGCCGCCAGGGTGACAATGCCGAGATGGCGGTCATCGAATTAGTTGACAACCCACGTGAGTTAGCCGCTAAGGGCTAA
- the infA gene encoding translation initiation factor IF-1, whose translation MSKEEAIEVTATVLETLPNAMFKVAVDDNQHEVLAHISGKMRKNFIRILPGDKVLVELSPYDLKRGRITYRYK comes from the coding sequence ATGTCTAAAGAAGAAGCGATAGAGGTCACAGCGACGGTGCTGGAAACATTGCCAAACGCAATGTTCAAGGTTGCTGTTGACGATAATCAGCATGAGGTTTTAGCTCATATTTCAGGCAAAATGCGAAAGAATTTCATTCGCATCCTGCCCGGCGACAAGGTCCTGGTGGAGCTTTCGCCATACGATCTGAAACGCGGTCGGATAACGTACCGATATAAGTAG
- the map gene encoding type I methionyl aminopeptidase yields the protein MIIAKSAKDLDKMRAVGELIAEVREALRGMVAPGISTMELNNAAEKMIRDAGAIPTFIGYHGFPYAICASVNDEIVHGFSKTTPLVEGDIVSLDMAATFNGFVGDCAMTCPVGEITEELKQLIRVTEECLEFGIQAARVNNRVGDIGWAVQQHAEKYGYGIVRDYTGHGIGRAMHEAPQIANYGRQGTKERIRAGYCFAIEPMLNLGTHETKTLADKWTVVTLDGKPSAHAEHTLAVTPDGPEILTLTKEQKKLRENANAERAAA from the coding sequence ATGATCATCGCGAAATCAGCAAAGGATCTTGATAAAATGCGTGCCGTCGGCGAGCTCATCGCCGAGGTTCGCGAAGCTTTGCGTGGAATGGTTGCTCCCGGTATCTCGACGATGGAACTGAACAACGCCGCCGAAAAGATGATCCGCGACGCCGGGGCGATACCGACGTTCATCGGCTATCACGGGTTTCCGTACGCGATATGTGCATCAGTCAATGACGAGATCGTTCACGGTTTTTCGAAAACGACACCGCTGGTCGAGGGCGATATTGTCTCGCTGGACATGGCCGCAACCTTTAATGGGTTCGTTGGTGATTGTGCGATGACCTGTCCGGTAGGTGAGATCACTGAAGAGTTAAAGCAGCTTATCCGTGTGACCGAGGAATGCTTGGAATTCGGCATTCAGGCTGCTCGTGTTAACAATCGCGTTGGCGACATCGGCTGGGCGGTTCAGCAGCACGCTGAGAAATACGGTTACGGCATTGTTCGCGATTACACGGGACACGGTATCGGCCGTGCGATGCATGAGGCACCGCAGATCGCGAATTACGGCCGGCAGGGAACTAAAGAGAGAATTCGTGCAGGATATTGCTTTGCGATCGAGCCGATGCTCAATCTGGGAACGCACGAAACAAAGACATTGGCCGATAAGTGGACGGTCGTTACTTTGGACGGGAAGCCTTCCGCTCACGCCGAGCATACGCTCGCAGTAACGCCGGACGGGCCTGAGATATTGACGCTCACGAAGGAGCAGAAAAAGCTTCGTGAAAATGCGAATGCTGAAAGAGCCGCTGCCTGA